A genomic region of Macadamia integrifolia cultivar HAES 741 unplaced genomic scaffold, SCU_Mint_v3 scaffold3143, whole genome shotgun sequence contains the following coding sequences:
- the LOC122067817 gene encoding protein RESTRICTED TEV MOVEMENT 1-like — protein MEKMIKTAYNLGGQVHYLINMGRWKKVEIAYPSEFLTGITGYKDCDTGEYMVKSLTFQTNRRKFGPFGTEKGTQFSIQMGTKQQLFGGFHETSSSKYLYSIGVYVKPVIPVEDTTSESTESHTSTNPTYLCW, from the exons ATGGAGAAGATGATCAAG ACTGCGTACAATCTGGGTGGGCAAGTGCACTATCTGATAAACATGGGGAGATGGAAAAAG GTTGAGATAGCTTATCCCTCTGAGTTTCTTACTGGTATTACTGGTTACAAAGATTGTGACACAGGTGAATATATGGTGAAGTCTTTGACATTTCAAACCAACAGGAGAAAGTTTGGGCCCTTTGGGACAGAGAAAGGCACTCAGTTCAGCATTCAGATGGGGACTAAGCAGCAATTATTTGGAGGATTTCATGAAACTTCGAGCTCAAAGTATCTCTACTCAATTGGAGTTTATGTGAAGCCTGTCATTCCAGTGGAGGATACTACTTCTGAATCAACTGAATCACATACTTCAACCAATCCCACCTACCTTTGTTGGTGA
- the LOC122067819 gene encoding protein RESTRICTED TEV MOVEMENT 1-like, translated as METMVKVGPRMYTGLGTSWDDKGQSMLTHIFISYDSKRVHSIQTAYILDGEVQLSDRHGGDGLMFKTVEMDYPSEFLTGISGYGDNELGDCMVKSLTFETNRRKFGPFGTEKGTHFCIQMGTKLRLFGGFHGTSNSKYLYSIGVYVKPIIPLEDTESRITTISTVVKKEQSDA; from the exons ATGGAGACGATGGTCAAGGTGGGTCCTCGTATGTATACCGGATTGGGGACTTCCTGGGATGACAAAGGCCAAAGCATGCTTACCCATATCTTCATATCCTATGACAGTAAAAGGGTACATTCTATACAGACTGCATACATTCTGGATGGGGAAGTGCAACTATCTGATAGACATGGTGGAGATGGATTGATGTTCAAAACG GTTGAGATGGATTATCCTTCTGAATTTCTTACTGGTATTTCTGGTTACGGAGATAATGAGTTAGGTGATTGTATGGTGAAGTCTTTGACGTTTGAAACCAACAGGAGAAAGTTTGGCCCTTTTGGGACAGAGAAAGGAACTCACTTCTGCATTCAGATGGGTACTAAGCTGCGATTATTTGGAGGATTTCATGGAACTTCAAATTCAAAGTATCTATACTCAATTGGAGTTTATGTGAAGCCTATCATTCCATTGGAGGATACTGAATCACGTATTACAACTATTTCTACTGTCGTTAAAAAAGAGCAATCcgatgcatga